From the genome of Candidatus Hadarchaeales archaeon, one region includes:
- a CDS encoding SDR family NAD(P)-dependent oxidoreductase, with protein sequence MKKISRVLVTGVAGFMGSHLAERFISDGVKVVGIDNFSCGFMENLENLVKKKEFHLVKGDIRKIADLQRSMKEVEGVLHFAAQSSVPKSAENPLEDFEVNVRGTLNVLECARKLDVGVVIFASSSTVYGVTEVLPTDENQPILPISNYGASKAAAEAFCASYSALYDIKTANLRYYNIYGPRSRRGVMFDLLEKLRKNWRELEVLGDGKQTKDYLYISDAVDATMLIIEKGRLKGEAYNVGYGRNFSVSEIVEEILKITGLAGKTKIRYTGKSWPGDVPVTLADISKLKSLGFRPKVSLGDGLRKFINWYEKTYGCVGAK encoded by the coding sequence TTGAAAAAGATAAGCAGGGTTCTTGTAACTGGCGTGGCTGGGTTCATGGGAAGCCATCTCGCCGAAAGATTCATCTCCGATGGTGTGAAGGTTGTGGGGATCGACAATTTCTCATGTGGCTTCATGGAGAACTTGGAAAATTTGGTGAAGAAAAAAGAGTTTCATCTTGTAAAGGGAGATATCAGGAAAATCGCTGACTTGCAAAGAAGCATGAAGGAAGTCGAAGGCGTGCTTCACTTTGCCGCACAATCAAGCGTTCCTAAATCAGCTGAGAATCCGCTTGAGGATTTTGAGGTTAATGTCAGGGGGACCCTGAACGTTCTCGAATGTGCTAGGAAGCTTGATGTTGGAGTCGTGATTTTTGCAAGCTCATCGACGGTCTACGGTGTTACAGAGGTTCTGCCGACTGATGAAAACCAGCCTATTTTACCGATCTCTAATTATGGGGCCTCAAAAGCGGCTGCAGAAGCTTTCTGCGCATCTTACTCTGCGCTCTATGACATCAAAACAGCAAACCTAAGATATTACAATATTTACGGTCCGAGATCCCGGCGTGGGGTCATGTTTGATCTGCTCGAAAAACTGAGAAAAAACTGGAGGGAACTCGAGGTTCTTGGAGACGGAAAACAGACAAAGGACTATCTTTACATAAGCGATGCGGTTGATGCGACAATGCTTATAATCGAGAAGGGGAGACTGAAGGGCGAGGCTTACAACGTCGGATACGGGAGAAATTTCTCGGTGAGCGAGATCGTGGAGGAAATCTTGAAGATTACTGGGCTTGCTGGAAAGACGAAAATTAGGTATACCGGTAAATCTTGGCCCGGCGATGTTCCGGTGACTCTTGCAGATATCTCCAAACTTAAATCGCTTGGATTCAGACCGAAGGTCTCTTTAGGGGATGGGCTTCGAAAATTCATAAACTGGTATGAAAAAACCTATGGGTGCGTTGGGGCGAAATAG
- the dnaG gene encoding DNA primase DnaG translates to MNEKQNSAEVREVKEESLIPTVKYMIYASLEANGVVDRPDVVGAVFGQTEGLLGDELDLRELLKTGRIGRIKVDLQTEGGKTKGTIMIPSSLDRYETAIIAAALETIERIGPCEAKIKVEKIQDVRDTKRKYILDRAKEILKKLEEELPEAQEITEHVKDTIKTGEIVEYRGLPAGPEVETSDAIIIVEGRADVLNLLRAGIRNVIAVNGTSVPPEIVELTKNKTVTAFVDSDRGGDLILRELLQVARVDYVARPPPGRSVEELTRKEIIKALKDKKPVSAIIHKILPPKKDILQKLMDTMNRLRGTLQGVLFNYGLEPIKEVPVANIKEEIKNSSGVMAVVFDGIITQEMTDLAAAKGIKHIVGLTSTVSKPPANVEILTLEDFKKQGLGKDRAPW, encoded by the coding sequence GTGAACGAGAAGCAAAACTCAGCGGAAGTTAGGGAAGTGAAAGAAGAGAGTCTCATCCCAACCGTGAAATATATGATTTATGCATCGCTGGAAGCGAATGGGGTAGTGGATAGACCAGATGTTGTCGGAGCTGTCTTTGGGCAGACTGAAGGGCTGTTGGGAGATGAACTCGATCTCCGGGAGCTTTTAAAAACTGGGAGAATTGGGAGAATTAAAGTTGATCTGCAGACTGAAGGGGGGAAGACGAAAGGAACTATAATGATTCCTTCGAGCTTGGATAGGTATGAAACCGCAATCATAGCGGCTGCGTTAGAGACTATTGAAAGAATTGGACCTTGCGAGGCCAAGATAAAGGTTGAAAAAATCCAAGATGTGAGAGACACAAAAAGAAAGTACATTCTGGATAGGGCGAAGGAAATTCTGAAGAAGCTCGAGGAGGAGCTTCCAGAAGCACAGGAGATAACCGAGCATGTGAAGGATACGATCAAAACCGGAGAAATAGTTGAATACCGTGGGTTGCCGGCCGGACCAGAGGTCGAGACCTCGGATGCCATAATCATTGTTGAGGGCAGAGCGGATGTTCTCAACCTGCTCAGAGCTGGGATAAGGAATGTCATAGCCGTTAACGGAACTAGCGTACCGCCGGAAATTGTCGAACTCACAAAGAACAAGACCGTTACGGCTTTTGTTGACAGCGATAGAGGAGGCGATCTAATCCTGCGCGAACTTTTACAGGTTGCAAGGGTTGATTATGTTGCTAGGCCACCGCCGGGAAGAAGCGTCGAAGAACTTACAAGAAAAGAAATCATCAAGGCGCTTAAGGATAAGAAACCGGTTTCGGCGATCATTCACAAGATTCTTCCCCCGAAAAAAGACATTCTCCAGAAACTTATGGACACTATGAACAGACTTAGGGGAACTTTGCAGGGGGTTCTCTTCAACTACGGTCTGGAGCCCATCAAAGAAGTACCTGTTGCGAATATCAAAGAGGAGATAAAGAACTCAAGTGGTGTGATGGCAGTGGTTTTCGACGGCATAATCACGCAGGAGATGACAGACCTGGCAGCCGCAAAAGGCATAAAGCATATCGTGGGGCTTACATCAACTGTTTCTAAACCTCCGGCGAATGTCGAGATCCTTACACTGGAGGATTTCAAGAAGCAGGGGTTGGGGAAAGATCGCGCTCCATGGTGA
- a CDS encoding CDP-glycerol glycerophosphotransferase family protein encodes MNYKVLFIPGNVYHVRMFSKVAKKLKGDVLAISLEGYGEKGRAGIERALQENGIRFKRVQDYRKKDPEFILREEKPDVVVVLNDIDPGCLYFVRGANRLGIPTLLIAEGIVVDTPHRSLGPSYFINIIKNVLFSGNIAHSIKLLVRRTSSILSGNPEPGYDRYGAECMKIAVWGEYSKNFFESRGIPSEKIVITGNPLMDDIFRLKPKADKIKKQLGLPAGAKLIVYASCNPIDIQYWTEEETAHLVRLLNKIVLNMKNCFLLIRPHPTEPNERYLRFLQGEDTSKTFVSKKENLYDLLASCDLLITEGSVVGSEAAAMGKPVIIVNLTGKPYLNRYYPKLLADEGVAIEVLKEYELDNSIKRLLKSKDLAKNRWKFIRKYFYKLDEMSSQRVASLIEKLARGRGG; translated from the coding sequence ATGAACTACAAAGTTCTCTTCATTCCTGGAAATGTCTACCACGTTAGAATGTTTTCCAAAGTTGCGAAGAAGCTGAAAGGAGATGTACTTGCGATAAGTTTGGAAGGATACGGCGAAAAGGGTAGAGCTGGGATAGAGCGAGCACTTCAAGAAAACGGAATTCGATTTAAACGGGTTCAAGATTATCGAAAGAAGGATCCGGAGTTTATCCTACGAGAGGAGAAACCCGACGTTGTGGTTGTTTTAAACGATATCGACCCAGGTTGTCTCTATTTCGTCAGAGGAGCTAACAGACTGGGAATACCAACGCTTCTCATAGCTGAAGGGATAGTTGTGGACACTCCGCATAGAAGCTTAGGACCAAGTTATTTCATAAATATCATCAAAAATGTTTTGTTCTCTGGAAATATTGCTCATTCCATAAAACTTCTCGTTAGAAGAACTTCCAGCATATTGTCCGGAAATCCTGAACCCGGATATGATAGGTATGGTGCTGAGTGTATGAAAATTGCTGTCTGGGGCGAATATTCAAAGAATTTTTTTGAAAGTAGAGGCATACCGTCGGAAAAGATTGTAATCACGGGAAATCCACTGATGGACGATATTTTTAGATTAAAACCGAAGGCCGATAAAATAAAAAAGCAATTGGGTTTACCAGCTGGGGCTAAACTCATTGTGTACGCTTCTTGTAATCCTATTGATATTCAGTATTGGACGGAAGAGGAGACAGCTCATCTAGTGAGACTTTTAAACAAGATAGTGCTAAACATGAAGAACTGCTTTTTGCTTATCAGACCTCATCCAACTGAACCGAACGAAAGATATCTGCGCTTTTTACAAGGAGAGGATACAAGCAAAACATTCGTGAGCAAAAAGGAGAATCTTTACGATTTGTTGGCTTCTTGTGATCTCTTGATAACTGAGGGCTCAGTAGTGGGGAGCGAGGCCGCTGCAATGGGAAAACCCGTAATAATCGTCAATTTAACCGGTAAACCCTACCTAAACAGATATTACCCCAAATTGTTAGCGGACGAGGGAGTAGCCATTGAGGTTCTAAAAGAATATGAACTCGACAACTCAATCAAGCGGCTTCTGAAAAGCAAAGACCTTGCGAAAAATCGCTGGAAATTTATAAGAAAGTATTTCTATAAGTTGGATGAGATGTCTTCTCAGCGGGTGGCTAGTTTAATAGAAAAACTTGCCAGAGGGCGGGGCGGATAG
- a CDS encoding glycosyltransferase family 4 protein — MRFLFLNPDFPYKQNDQIIITGGLQAHGFFIARELVKRGHEVTAIAFLPEGGTEVIDGIRVCRVGNWTTEHSMFKKTFNFGKNLMELLRAGMFIAEEYKPDFIYSWSSEGFIISPVISKLYKIPFIASIHGIGGLNVLFYGFFLNKGAYACPTSLGELVLATLGSRMADLVETISTESKKLIIDFVGIDARKIFVTGNGVNIEDYEYSEDKENLIVVLGRLTRVKRVDRAIEIFRRVKEKVKDAKLCIIGDGPEKELLMRMTKNEPDIIFTGIIPEKEKISLLKRAKIYLSSSSYESWNIPLLEAWACGAYPVVPHIPALVNIVGPYGFVYKEESEAVRAITHMLIQENERRKCTYAARKFVEENYDWKKIADKFISAVASWDSKR, encoded by the coding sequence ATGAGATTTTTATTCCTAAATCCTGATTTTCCCTATAAGCAAAACGACCAAATAATAATCACGGGCGGATTACAAGCACACGGTTTTTTTATAGCGAGAGAACTCGTCAAAAGAGGACACGAGGTAACTGCTATAGCTTTTTTACCAGAAGGCGGAACGGAGGTAATTGATGGAATTAGGGTTTGTAGAGTTGGGAACTGGACTACCGAACACAGTATGTTTAAGAAGACATTTAATTTTGGAAAAAACTTGATGGAGCTTTTAAGAGCTGGAATGTTTATAGCCGAGGAATATAAACCAGACTTCATCTACAGTTGGTCAAGTGAAGGCTTTATTATTTCTCCCGTGATAAGTAAACTGTATAAAATCCCGTTTATTGCAAGCATCCATGGTATCGGCGGGTTGAATGTGTTGTTTTACGGTTTCTTTTTGAACAAGGGAGCATATGCCTGCCCCACGTCTCTAGGGGAGCTAGTGCTCGCGACACTTGGTAGTAGGATGGCAGATCTGGTTGAAACGATCTCTACAGAAAGTAAAAAACTTATCATAGATTTCGTCGGAATTGATGCCAGAAAGATCTTTGTGACTGGCAATGGTGTGAATATTGAAGATTACGAATATTCTGAAGACAAGGAAAACCTAATCGTTGTTCTGGGCAGACTTACTCGCGTTAAACGAGTTGACAGGGCAATAGAGATCTTTAGAAGGGTAAAAGAGAAAGTGAAGGATGCGAAACTGTGCATTATAGGTGATGGTCCGGAAAAGGAACTACTGATGCGTATGACAAAAAACGAACCTGATATTATTTTTACCGGCATAATACCAGAGAAAGAAAAAATTTCTCTTCTGAAGAGAGCAAAAATCTATCTTTCGTCCTCTTCTTATGAAAGTTGGAACATACCACTTTTAGAAGCTTGGGCATGCGGAGCTTATCCAGTAGTTCCCCACATCCCTGCTCTTGTGAATATTGTCGGTCCTTATGGATTCGTTTACAAAGAAGAAAGTGAAGCCGTTAGAGCAATTACGCATATGCTAATTCAAGAAAATGAGAGAAGAAAATGTACATACGCCGCAAGGAAGTTTGTAGAAGAAAACTATGATTGGAAAAAAATAGCAGATAAATTTATCTCAGCAGTCGCTAGTTGGGATAGTAAAAGATAA
- a CDS encoding metallophosphoesterase: protein MIKLIPGEPALIVRAGGQKILVVADLHLGVEGELAESGISLPSQTPKVKKRLLSLVERFKPDRIILLGDVKHGIPVASWQEWRELPALLEELMKYANVEIVPGNHDGDIEGMVPRGVVLHDVRGIKLGNSVGLLHGHAWPSPDVMGCKVLVMGHTHPAVEIRDKYGGRIVEPVWLKVELERSKLPKELRVGKKCPKLIVMPAFGEMVGGAPVNRKMSEEFIGPMFKSGAANVLEAEVYLLDGTLLGRVRNLEKIAEGCETS from the coding sequence TTGATAAAATTGATTCCTGGAGAGCCAGCGTTGATAGTGAGAGCTGGTGGGCAGAAAATCTTGGTTGTGGCAGATTTGCATCTTGGAGTAGAGGGGGAGCTAGCCGAAAGCGGGATTTCTCTTCCAAGCCAGACACCGAAGGTCAAAAAGAGGCTTTTGAGCCTTGTTGAGAGATTCAAACCTGACAGGATTATTCTCTTGGGAGATGTGAAGCATGGAATTCCGGTTGCTAGTTGGCAGGAATGGAGGGAGCTTCCAGCACTACTCGAGGAGCTCATGAAGTATGCGAATGTAGAAATCGTTCCAGGTAATCATGATGGAGACATAGAAGGAATGGTCCCAAGAGGGGTTGTGCTGCACGATGTCAGAGGAATAAAGCTCGGGAATTCTGTTGGTCTGCTACATGGGCATGCATGGCCATCACCCGATGTTATGGGGTGTAAAGTTCTGGTGATGGGTCACACACATCCAGCGGTTGAGATCAGAGACAAATATGGTGGAAGGATAGTGGAGCCGGTGTGGCTAAAGGTCGAGCTCGAACGGTCAAAATTACCGAAAGAACTCAGAGTGGGGAAAAAATGTCCAAAGTTGATTGTCATGCCTGCCTTTGGAGAAATGGTTGGGGGAGCTCCTGTGAACAGAAAGATGTCTGAGGAGTTCATAGGTCCGATGTTCAAAAGTGGGGCGGCGAACGTTCTAGAGGCTGAAGTTTACCTCTTGGATGGGACTCTGCTGGGGAGGGTTAGAAACTTGGAAAAAATAGCGGAGGGATGTGAAACCTCTTAA
- a CDS encoding glycosyltransferase codes for MEGSVKTFSVIIPTYRRPVELDRLLTDLEKQKFEKLRERVEVIIVTENPDEDTLNVINSHEEKSILDIVKIIFDRKLGLPGARNRGIEKARGEFLIFLDDDVRIDENFLKECERYSELKNFCFRIEGVKSHLLDRIFVGKMIFPLGLVFAGFGERLEKIVEISHLPGACFIVRRGSGLIFDEKLGEGNAYLEDCDFSFRLRKLGEKLYYVPFYSIKHMPPESGGCREPDYRRWLRYYWSHKSYFIRKNGSSACLIAAFFVAFLECFYLSVSKGRNFFKELFRGWREGILGKLE; via the coding sequence TTGGAAGGCTCTGTTAAGACGTTCTCCGTGATCATCCCCACCTATAGAAGACCGGTTGAGCTAGACAGGCTCCTCACGGATCTGGAGAAACAGAAATTTGAGAAACTCAGAGAAAGGGTTGAGGTAATCATCGTGACTGAGAATCCGGACGAGGATACTCTTAACGTTATAAATAGCCACGAAGAAAAGAGCATCCTAGATATTGTCAAAATAATCTTCGATAGGAAGTTGGGATTACCGGGAGCGAGAAACAGGGGGATAGAGAAAGCCAGGGGGGAGTTCCTGATTTTCCTTGACGACGACGTAAGAATTGACGAAAACTTTCTGAAGGAATGTGAAAGATACTCCGAACTGAAAAATTTCTGCTTTAGGATAGAGGGAGTGAAATCCCATCTGCTGGATAGAATTTTTGTGGGAAAGATGATTTTCCCCTTGGGTTTGGTTTTCGCCGGGTTTGGGGAAAGGCTGGAGAAAATCGTTGAAATATCGCATCTTCCAGGAGCTTGCTTCATCGTGCGGAGGGGTTCTGGATTGATATTTGACGAAAAACTAGGGGAGGGAAACGCATACCTTGAGGATTGTGATTTCTCTTTTAGACTTAGAAAGCTTGGGGAGAAACTTTACTATGTTCCATTTTACTCGATCAAACACATGCCACCGGAAAGTGGTGGATGTAGGGAACCGGATTACAGAAGATGGCTTAGGTATTATTGGAGTCACAAGAGCTATTTCATACGCAAGAATGGAAGTAGCGCTTGCCTGATCGCGGCGTTTTTTGTGGCATTTCTGGAGTGCTTCTATCTTTCTGTGAGCAAAGGGAGAAACTTTTTCAAGGAGTTATTCCGTGGTTGGAGGGAAGGAATCCTTGGAAAACTAGAATAA
- a CDS encoding glycosyltransferase family 4 protein encodes MKVFIWQRGWLGGAERVMLGLAETFKSYARIEPVLGVFEKNENIDFEQVCVNRIFPEKAVGYNTIWASFYLNRKGILDDFDIVIAHGGGMWKTRKNFYVCHEAGDLDALAKNLPLFSKLTFFPLKELYICFIKKSDLIISATRECDRFLERHGVRDYVKGRNFVDTKFFRPKGKKPGGAFKILFVGRDEPRKNLGALKEVCRKLRGVELNIIGAVGENEGDVRYLGYVSDEELAEWYRRSHLFVLPSFWEGFSVSILEAMASGTPVLASVYAIPEELKKFAITFDPYSKNELSKKIQWIMENYEDVTRIAKKARNFVVKNYEKEMVLRWEVETILERFRRRKRR; translated from the coding sequence TTGAAAGTATTCATTTGGCAGAGGGGATGGCTGGGAGGAGCGGAAAGAGTGATGCTTGGACTTGCGGAGACATTTAAGAGTTACGCCCGAATAGAGCCTGTTTTAGGGGTTTTTGAAAAAAACGAAAACATCGATTTTGAACAGGTTTGCGTGAACAGAATTTTTCCGGAAAAGGCGGTTGGATATAACACGATTTGGGCCTCGTTTTATCTGAATAGAAAAGGTATTCTTGATGATTTTGATATCGTTATAGCCCATGGGGGCGGAATGTGGAAAACTAGGAAAAACTTCTACGTTTGTCATGAAGCAGGGGATCTAGATGCTTTAGCAAAAAACCTGCCCCTATTCTCCAAGCTCACGTTTTTTCCTCTGAAAGAGCTTTACATTTGTTTTATCAAAAAATCTGATCTAATCATATCGGCCACAAGAGAATGCGACAGATTTTTAGAAAGGCATGGTGTGAGGGATTACGTAAAGGGGCGCAATTTTGTGGATACCAAATTTTTCAGGCCAAAAGGAAAAAAACCAGGCGGAGCTTTCAAGATTCTTTTCGTCGGAAGGGATGAACCCAGAAAAAACCTTGGGGCTCTGAAAGAAGTCTGCAGAAAACTTCGTGGAGTTGAGCTCAACATAATCGGAGCGGTAGGAGAAAATGAGGGGGATGTTAGATATCTGGGTTATGTGAGTGATGAGGAGCTAGCTGAATGGTACAGAAGATCTCATCTTTTTGTTCTGCCATCTTTCTGGGAGGGCTTTTCTGTTTCAATTCTCGAGGCGATGGCGAGCGGGACCCCTGTCCTAGCTAGCGTGTATGCCATTCCGGAAGAATTGAAGAAATTTGCTATCACTTTTGATCCGTACTCAAAAAACGAGCTTTCCAAAAAGATTCAATGGATAATGGAGAATTATGAAGATGTGACAAGGATTGCCAAGAAAGCGAGAAATTTCGTCGTCAAAAACTATGAGAAAGAGATGGTTTTGAGATGGGAGGTAGAAACGATTCTCGAAAGATTCAGAAGGAGGAAAAGAAGATGA
- a CDS encoding restriction endonuclease — MGTAVVSQKKRGTNFEYRVAYLFEEFGFEWDRAGSSLGIDLKIYKKGKLRYLVSCKKTSRLVPIYVAKDEIRMLEKKAKEMEAEAIVCFGFRRTPVLALKTKEIKRLPKSRMYYRIDPDVGRPLREILEEESD; from the coding sequence TTGGGGACTGCCGTGGTCTCGCAGAAAAAGAGAGGGACGAATTTTGAATATCGGGTGGCATATCTCTTCGAAGAGTTTGGATTTGAATGGGATAGAGCCGGAAGCTCTCTCGGAATCGATCTGAAGATCTACAAAAAAGGAAAACTGAGATATTTGGTGAGCTGTAAAAAAACTTCTAGGTTGGTACCGATTTACGTGGCTAAGGATGAGATCCGTATGCTTGAGAAGAAAGCGAAGGAGATGGAAGCGGAAGCCATTGTTTGTTTTGGGTTCCGAAGAACCCCCGTTCTAGCGCTGAAAACAAAGGAAATCAAAAGACTTCCAAAAAGTAGGATGTATTATAGAATTGATCCAGATGTCGGGAGACCGCTGAGAGAAATTCTCGAGGAGGAAAGCGATTGA
- a CDS encoding glycosyltransferase produces the protein MGENWKEGSGGLPRPDEVSAVMTVYNNADQLAKFFESFLEQTYPVREIEFVIVDAGSTDGTVEVAKKYSEKLPKLKIMVEPGCNISRGRNLGIRETKGRYILTFNSDVRLEKNCVEELLKVLMEHPEAGGVAGMQVFPESQNFVAKCVYFIPGMAQVSLVTTPTLKEKDIVETHSVPCECGVWRREALPEGLFDEKIQWGEDSEFHFRMMKSGWKIYGTRRARFEHFYKSSVRKFWRQQVAYGYGAGLMFRLGKEIGWGFRWKRYVALFLPFAVVAWAVLTAFWPILGLLLFILGISPLLLISVKAAVAGGPKFFPGVFSLLIVKYFANEVGFWKALLRRSP, from the coding sequence ATGGGAGAAAATTGGAAGGAGGGTTCTGGAGGTTTACCGCGACCTGACGAAGTAAGCGCGGTGATGACTGTTTATAACAATGCAGATCAGCTTGCGAAGTTTTTCGAATCTTTTCTCGAGCAGACTTATCCAGTCAGAGAGATAGAATTTGTGATCGTGGACGCGGGGAGCACGGATGGAACCGTCGAGGTCGCAAAAAAATATTCTGAAAAACTCCCCAAACTGAAAATCATGGTTGAGCCCGGGTGCAACATAAGCAGGGGGAGGAATCTGGGGATAAGAGAGACGAAGGGGAGATACATTTTGACTTTTAATTCTGATGTTAGACTCGAAAAGAACTGTGTGGAGGAACTCTTGAAGGTTCTGATGGAGCATCCGGAAGCCGGGGGTGTGGCCGGCATGCAGGTTTTTCCGGAAAGCCAGAACTTCGTGGCAAAATGTGTTTATTTTATACCTGGCATGGCCCAGGTCAGTCTGGTCACAACGCCAACGCTCAAAGAAAAAGATATCGTAGAAACCCATTCGGTCCCTTGCGAATGTGGAGTGTGGAGAAGAGAAGCCCTGCCTGAGGGGTTGTTTGACGAAAAAATTCAGTGGGGTGAGGATTCGGAATTTCATTTCAGGATGATGAAATCTGGGTGGAAAATCTACGGAACGAGGAGGGCGAGATTTGAGCACTTTTACAAGAGCAGCGTGCGGAAGTTCTGGAGGCAGCAAGTTGCGTACGGTTATGGTGCTGGTCTGATGTTCCGACTTGGGAAAGAGATAGGATGGGGATTCCGGTGGAAAAGGTATGTTGCGCTATTTTTACCCTTCGCCGTCGTGGCTTGGGCGGTTCTCACAGCTTTCTGGCCTATTCTTGGGCTCCTGCTTTTCATTCTCGGAATCTCCCCTCTTCTTTTAATATCAGTTAAAGCTGCGGTGGCTGGCGGACCGAAGTTTTTCCCTGGAGTGTTTTCTCTTTTAATCGTGAAATATTTTGCGAACGAGGTGGGATTTTGGAAGGCTCTGTTAAGACGTTCTCCGTGA
- the rimI gene encoding ribosomal protein S18-alanine N-acetyltransferase, whose product MSELPSLVIREAKKEDLKKVFEIELKCFPDPYPIDLLKKLLSTYPETFLVAEFEGRIVGYIIAGIRWLSIGHILAIAVDPDYRNRGIGSALMKEIFRRFRKHGVTLVRLEVRKSNVTAIKFYRTLGFVERFEVPFYYADGESAITMERDLSPTPAS is encoded by the coding sequence ATGTCCGAGCTTCCTAGTCTCGTGATTAGAGAAGCAAAAAAGGAAGATCTCAAGAAGGTTTTTGAGATAGAGCTCAAGTGTTTTCCAGACCCCTACCCTATAGACCTTTTAAAGAAGCTTCTTTCAACATATCCTGAGACTTTCCTCGTCGCCGAATTCGAAGGGAGGATCGTCGGTTATATAATAGCAGGGATCAGATGGCTCTCTATCGGCCACATTCTCGCAATCGCTGTAGATCCAGATTACAGAAACAGAGGAATCGGCTCAGCCCTCATGAAAGAGATTTTCCGTCGTTTCCGAAAGCATGGCGTGACCTTGGTTAGACTTGAAGTGAGGAAAAGCAATGTCACTGCCATCAAATTTTACCGCACTCTAGGTTTCGTCGAAAGGTTCGAGGTCCCGTTCTATTACGCTGACGGGGAAAGCGCAATCACCATGGAGCGCGATCTTTCCCCAACCCCTGCTTCTTGA
- a CDS encoding glycosyltransferase family 4 protein yields MRIGIVTEFFPKSPEVEVRGGAEARAFHVAREIAKSEEVTVFTTREIGDQKESEFLGIRVIRLGKERRYSQKGSIVERLSFIVDGIKTEGELDIVDGYCFIAYPVAWLISRRLKIPAVATYHDVWLGRWVKNVGVIGIAGELLESFMLSRKWDRFIAVSQFTKRMLVKHGVCEEKIEVIPNGVDVEKIRKLEAKKEINPTICCISRLVEYKHVDDILRAVAEVKKELPDVKCKIVGTGPEEEKLRKLAAALEIEKNVDFLGFLKSHEKVMEVLKSSHVFCLASTVEGFGIVLLEAMAAGVPFVATKIEPLLEASGGKGGLFFGPGDIKDMAGKILAVLTDDNLRKKLVEEGEKWVENFRWEKIGRRVLEVYRDLTK; encoded by the coding sequence ATGAGAATAGGAATCGTCACGGAGTTCTTTCCCAAAAGCCCGGAGGTTGAGGTGAGAGGAGGAGCTGAGGCGAGGGCCTTTCACGTGGCAAGAGAAATCGCGAAGAGCGAGGAAGTGACGGTTTTCACGACCAGAGAGATTGGAGACCAGAAAGAAAGCGAATTTTTGGGAATCAGAGTCATCAGGCTTGGTAAAGAGAGAAGATATTCCCAGAAAGGGAGCATTGTGGAAAGGCTAAGCTTCATCGTCGATGGCATAAAAACGGAGGGGGAACTGGATATCGTCGATGGATATTGTTTTATCGCATATCCTGTCGCTTGGCTGATTTCTAGAAGGTTGAAGATCCCAGCCGTTGCGACATATCATGATGTGTGGTTGGGAAGATGGGTTAAGAACGTTGGAGTGATCGGCATAGCTGGAGAGCTTCTTGAAAGTTTCATGTTAAGCAGAAAGTGGGACCGGTTCATTGCTGTAAGCCAGTTTACCAAAAGAATGCTCGTCAAACACGGTGTTTGTGAAGAGAAAATAGAAGTAATACCGAATGGTGTAGATGTTGAGAAGATCCGCAAGCTGGAGGCAAAAAAAGAGATAAACCCAACAATCTGCTGCATATCGAGGTTAGTGGAGTACAAGCATGTGGATGATATCTTGAGAGCGGTCGCGGAGGTCAAAAAGGAGCTACCGGATGTCAAATGTAAGATTGTTGGAACTGGACCTGAAGAAGAGAAACTGAGGAAACTCGCTGCTGCGTTGGAAATCGAGAAAAATGTAGACTTTCTTGGATTTTTGAAAAGCCATGAAAAAGTAATGGAAGTTCTGAAATCTTCACATGTTTTTTGCTTAGCGAGCACGGTGGAGGGGTTTGGAATCGTGCTGCTCGAGGCGATGGCGGCAGGGGTTCCATTCGTTGCGACGAAAATCGAACCTCTACTCGAAGCCTCGGGGGGGAAAGGAGGTCTGTTTTTCGGCCCGGGGGATATCAAGGATATGGCAGGAAAGATTTTGGCGGTTTTGACGGATGATAATCTGAGAAAGAAACTTGTGGAGGAAGGAGAAAAATGGGTGGAGAACTTCAGATGGGAGAAAATTGGAAGGAGGGTTCTGGAGGTTTACCGCGACCTGACGAAGTAA